One genomic window of Motacilla alba alba isolate MOTALB_02 chromosome 1, Motacilla_alba_V1.0_pri, whole genome shotgun sequence includes the following:
- the GJA5 gene encoding gap junction alpha-5 protein, whose protein sequence is MGEWSFLGDFLEKVHKHSTVVGKVWLTVLFIFRMLVLGTAAESSWGDEQSDFMCDTQQPGCENVCYDKAFPISHVRFWVLQIIFVSTPSLVYMGHAMHTVRMEEKRKMKEAEIEARENKNGGDTYYQQKCSVAEKETKLSGWDEAGGQIILRGSLLNTYVYSILIRTAMEVAFIVGQYILYGIFLETLYICQRAPCPHPVNCYVSRPTEKNVFIVFMLAVAVLSLFLSLAELYHLGWKKAKERCSRSYKASPSTAPGRLESAPQAERAQMYTPPPDFNQCLSSPNGKFISPFSNKMASQQNTANFATERVHGQEDAAGEGPFIKSSYAESPEVASECAAPAFPENYFNEKRRLSKASRASSKARSDDLSV, encoded by the coding sequence ATGGGGGAGTGGAGTTTCCTGGGAGACTTCCTCGAGAAGGTCCACAAACACTCCACGGTGGTGGGGAAAGTCTGGCTGACTGTGCTCTTCATCTTCCGCATGCTGGTCCTGGGAACAGCCGCAGAGTCCTCCTGGGGAGACGAGCAGTCTGACTTCATGTGTGAcacccagcagcctggctgcgAGAACGTCTGCTATGACAAGGCTTTCCCCATCTCCCATGTGCGCTTCTGGGTCCTGCAGATCATCTTCGTCTCCACCCCGTCCCTGGTGTACATGGGCCATGCCATGCACACGGTGCGCatggaggagaagaggaagatgaaggaggCAGAAATAGAGGCCCGAGAGAACAAAAACGGTGGTGACACATATTACCAGCAGAAGTGCTCCGTGGCAGAGAAGGAGACTAAGCTGTCTGGCTGGGATGAAGCAGGAGGCCAAATCATACTCAGGGGCAGCCTGCTGAACACCTACGTCTACAGCATTTTGATTCGAACTGCCATGGAAGTGGCCTTCATTGTGGGGCAATACATCCTGTACGGGATCTTCCTGGAGACCCTGTACATCTGCCAGCGGGCACCATGCCCCCACCCTGTCAACTGCTACGTGTCCCGCCCCACGGAGAAGAACGTGTTCATCGTCTTCAtgctggctgtggcagtgctcTCCCTCTTCCTCAGCCTGGCCGAGCTGTACCACTTGGGCTGGAAGAAAGCCAAAGAGAGGTGCTCCCGGTCTTAcaaagccagccccagcacagcccccggCAGGCTGGAGTCTGCCCCGCAGGCGGAGAGGGCACAGATGTACACCCCGCCCCCGGATTTTAACCAGTGCTTGTCAAGTCCCAACGGGAAGTTCATCAGCCCCTTCAGCAACAAGATGGCCTCCCAGCAGAACACTGCCAACTTTGCCACCGAGAGGGTGCACGGccaggaggatgctgctggggaagggccCTTCATTAAGTCCAGCTACGCGGAAAGTCCAGAGGTGGCCAGTGAATGTGCAGCACCTGCCTTCCCCGAGAACTACTTCAATGAGAAACGCCGGCTCAGCAAGGCCAGCCGCGCCAGCAGCAAGGCAAGGTCGGATGATTTGTCTGTGTGA